A genomic segment from Desmospora profundinema encodes:
- a CDS encoding golvesin C-terminal-like domain-containing protein has translation MNFARPKTVQVFFVSMLALFILFFFPFIPTNAQPQAIQTKATELHFKTPEDYSEGKAQNVNVEPKGKKGVLTPGGQGNSGEYISSPIPAEMEFTAVGVHWMDETPGQSKQKPNESVHLYLRVSDDGEDWTEWHEVHTEHIMGPDDEVSEETFSELIFETGRYMQFKVHMESNRGKKPRISDIKLTALNSKEDQETAKTDTQMVSLGSMIFDSVEAAVNRPDIVSRAGWGADESLRYIDGEEDWPRQYAESVTHLSVHHTDTPNTDESNGITPEERIRNIYYFHAKTRGWGDIGYNAIIGYNGKIYEGRKGKDDEVLTPGVVGAHTYSFNNGSFGVSMLGNFERADLPGHMQEALEELLAYQADLHGIDPMGKKDFVRNYEYDNPNIPKKDPDVPTLQGHKDFPRAYTACPGGFTHKKLNEIRQGVVSKLEGSNGTITIDNMDPANEAKGDWVTSTNVSGYYGSNYQASAGGWGFNLDTFTWNFELPEPGSYRVLVHYTSAFDRATNAPYEIHTKDEVITQRVNQKENGSTWVDIGTYEFNSGANKIVQTDDADGYVIADAIRLQKTADQPPADADPEESHTVIIDNKDSDTSFKGNWPSSKNVSGYYGSDYQPNAAGSGNDTFTWTLNPPKNGMYRVFVHYAAASDRASNAPYTVTYADGKTTYRIDQRKNGGKWVELGDFNFKQGTPGKVTLSDDADGYVIADAVKFELVPHAQIVDNTSPGNKAVGEWNSSNAIKDHYGTDYLWSRPGAGDTFTWNFNISKAGYYRVSEKHQPNQNRASNAPFTIHHSGGSTKQLIDQRAYSGQWVELGTFKFDEGAAKVVLSDDADGTLLADAIKIEPVPYTEVIDNKHPDTEAVGVWTSTNAIKRFVGTDYLWNRPGTGDTFTWNFNIPESGYYRISEKHQSNQNRASNAPFTIHHSGGTSKQLIDQRANSGQWVELGTFKFDKGAAKVVLSDDADGTLIADAIKIEKVPTTITSDNTDSGNKAVGEWNSTVGIKTFYGTDYFWNRPGTGQDSFTWNLGVPESGSYHLYVKHMANPNRATNAPFTIHHVGGPSTVNINQTQNNGKWVYVGTYNFEAGTAKVVLTDKADGTLIADAVRLVKQ, from the coding sequence GTGAATTTTGCTCGTCCCAAGACTGTTCAGGTATTTTTTGTAAGTATGTTGGCGCTTTTTATTCTCTTCTTTTTTCCTTTCATTCCTACCAATGCCCAACCCCAAGCCATCCAAACGAAGGCTACCGAACTCCATTTTAAAACCCCTGAGGATTATTCCGAGGGGAAGGCACAAAATGTCAATGTGGAGCCAAAAGGAAAAAAAGGGGTTCTGACACCCGGGGGACAGGGAAATTCGGGTGAGTACATCTCCTCCCCGATCCCTGCGGAAATGGAATTTACCGCTGTCGGTGTTCACTGGATGGATGAAACTCCCGGCCAGTCGAAACAAAAGCCCAACGAGTCGGTACATCTGTATTTGCGGGTCTCTGACGACGGCGAAGACTGGACGGAATGGCATGAAGTCCATACGGAACACATCATGGGGCCGGATGATGAGGTATCTGAAGAAACTTTCAGCGAGCTGATCTTTGAAACCGGTCGTTATATGCAGTTTAAGGTGCATATGGAGAGCAACCGAGGGAAGAAACCCCGCATCTCCGACATCAAACTGACAGCCTTAAACTCCAAGGAAGACCAGGAAACAGCAAAAACCGATACCCAGATGGTATCCCTGGGTTCCATGATTTTCGATTCGGTGGAAGCGGCTGTGAACCGACCCGACATCGTCAGCAGAGCCGGCTGGGGGGCTGATGAATCCCTTCGGTACATCGACGGTGAGGAAGACTGGCCCCGCCAGTATGCGGAATCCGTCACCCACCTTTCCGTCCACCATACGGATACCCCCAACACGGATGAGAGTAACGGAATCACCCCGGAAGAACGAATCCGCAATATTTATTACTTCCATGCCAAAACACGCGGATGGGGAGATATCGGTTATAACGCGATCATCGGTTATAACGGAAAAATCTATGAAGGCCGCAAAGGGAAAGACGACGAAGTTCTCACACCGGGTGTGGTCGGTGCCCACACCTACAGCTTTAATAACGGTTCCTTCGGCGTATCCATGCTGGGCAATTTTGAGAGAGCAGACCTTCCCGGACATATGCAAGAAGCGTTGGAAGAGTTGCTGGCTTATCAGGCGGACTTGCACGGTATCGACCCCATGGGAAAGAAAGATTTTGTCCGCAATTACGAATATGACAACCCCAACATTCCCAAAAAAGATCCGGATGTTCCTACCCTTCAGGGGCATAAGGATTTTCCCAGAGCCTACACGGCCTGTCCCGGCGGTTTCACTCACAAAAAGCTAAACGAGATCCGCCAAGGCGTTGTTTCCAAGCTGGAAGGATCAAACGGCACCATCACTATCGACAATATGGACCCGGCCAATGAAGCGAAAGGCGATTGGGTAACATCCACCAACGTCTCCGGTTACTACGGATCCAACTACCAGGCAAGTGCCGGCGGCTGGGGCTTTAACCTAGACACGTTCACGTGGAATTTCGAGCTCCCCGAACCGGGAAGCTACCGGGTTTTGGTCCACTATACATCAGCCTTTGACCGGGCCACCAATGCTCCGTATGAAATTCATACAAAAGATGAAGTAATCACCCAGCGGGTCAACCAGAAGGAAAATGGAAGCACCTGGGTGGACATCGGAACCTATGAGTTTAACTCGGGAGCCAATAAAATCGTACAGACGGATGATGCCGACGGCTATGTGATCGCCGATGCCATCCGCTTGCAAAAAACGGCCGACCAACCGCCGGCGGATGCGGATCCGGAAGAATCCCATACCGTCATTATTGACAATAAGGATTCCGACACCTCATTTAAAGGAAACTGGCCTTCCTCCAAAAATGTTTCAGGTTATTACGGGAGCGACTATCAACCCAACGCAGCGGGATCCGGCAATGACACCTTCACCTGGACATTGAACCCGCCCAAAAATGGAATGTATCGGGTCTTTGTCCATTATGCCGCCGCATCGGACCGGGCCAGCAACGCCCCCTACACCGTCACCTACGCCGACGGGAAAACGACTTACCGGATCGATCAACGGAAAAACGGCGGAAAATGGGTCGAATTGGGAGACTTTAACTTCAAACAGGGAACTCCCGGTAAAGTGACCCTAAGCGACGATGCGGACGGGTACGTGATTGCCGACGCGGTGAAATTTGAACTGGTTCCTCATGCTCAAATTGTGGACAATACCTCCCCTGGGAATAAAGCAGTCGGGGAATGGAATTCCTCCAATGCGATCAAGGACCATTACGGAACCGATTATTTGTGGAGTAGACCGGGAGCCGGCGATACCTTCACCTGGAATTTCAACATTTCCAAAGCCGGCTACTACCGGGTCTCCGAAAAGCATCAACCCAACCAGAACCGGGCCAGCAACGCCCCCTTCACCATCCATCACAGCGGGGGATCGACCAAACAGCTGATCGACCAGCGGGCCTACAGCGGCCAATGGGTGGAACTGGGCACCTTTAAATTTGACGAAGGCGCAGCCAAAGTCGTCCTCTCCGACGATGCGGACGGGACCCTGCTCGCTGACGCCATCAAGATTGAACCGGTTCCCTATACGGAAGTGATCGACAATAAACACCCGGATACGGAAGCCGTCGGGGTATGGACCTCCACCAACGCCATCAAACGGTTCGTCGGCACCGACTATCTGTGGAACCGGCCGGGAACCGGTGATACCTTCACCTGGAATTTCAACATTCCCGAATCCGGCTACTATCGCATTTCCGAAAAGCATCAATCCAACCAAAACCGGGCCAGCAACGCCCCCTTCACCATCCATCACAGCGGGGGAACGTCCAAGCAACTGATCGACCAGCGGGCCAACAGCGGCCAATGGGTGGAACTGGGTACCTTCAAATTTGACAAAGGCGCCGCCAAGGTCGTCCTCTCCGACGATGCGGACGGAACCTTGATCGCCGACGCCATTAAAATCGAAAAGGTTCCCACCACCATCACCTCCGACAATACCGATTCAGGCAACAAAGCGGTGGGAGAATGGAACTCAACCGTCGGTATTAAAACCTTCTATGGAACCGACTACTTCTGGAACCGCCCGGGTACCGGTCAAGACTCCTTTACCTGGAATCTCGGCGTTCCGGAATCGGGTTCCTACCATCTATATGTAAAGCACATGGCCAATCCCAACCGGGCCACCAACGCCCCCTTCACCATTCATCACGTCGGGGGACCCAGCACGGTGAATATCAACCAAACCCAAAACAACGGCAAGTGGGTTTATGTCGGCACCTACAACTTTGAGGCCGGCACTGCCAAAGTCGTTCTTACCGACAAAGCGGACGGAACCTTAATCGCCGACGCGGTCCGACTGGTAAAGCAATAG